AGCGGCTCTCAGACGGCTATGGAATTCTTCTATAGATGCCTGGCGTAGCTGTTCCTCCGGGTTATGGATGTAATAGATATCTACACACCCAAGACCGAGGTTCTGGAGACTGCATTCGAGCTGGTTCTCCAGGTATCGCGGCGTCATACAGTGACTTCCCGCTACTATATCTTCCGGTCTTACGATCCCTGGCTTTATAAAAGTATCGATAAGGTATGTTTTCATATCCCTTGGAGGGGAACCATCAAACGGTATGTAGCCTCCCTTTGTTGCAACGATTATCTCATCGCGTGAAGCCTTGCCCTCTCGGAATAGGGTCTCAAGGGCCGCTCCTATGGAGCGTTCACTCCTCTGAAACCGGTAGTTGATAGCGGTATCAATCTTGTTGCAGCCAAGCTCTACGGCGCGAATCACCGCATCTCGGTATCTCATGTCGGTTTCGCCATCGTAGTTTCCAAGGTATGAACCGAGTCCGATCGAAGAAATCCACAAGCCCCGGGTTTCCCGAAAGTGCTTGGGGGTGGTTTGATGCTTTAATCTATCCTTATATCGAGACGTGCCTTCTCTGGTAGCGTGATGATTCATAATGTTTTCTCTAGTTCGAATTTGATAGTTCCTATTTTAACTGAATACGAATGGATTAGTGGAAAATGAAACTAATTGGTAATAGCTAGACGGTATAATAACAGACAGTGTTCATGAAGGTTGTATCGGTATGCAACGGCTATTTCCTAACTGTCATTCTGAACTCTTCGATTTAGCTCAGGGCTGGCTCCAGCCAAGAATCTAAAGAGAATATAGATCCTTCGCATAGTTTATCCTGAGCTTTGGCGAAGAACTCAGTATGACAAAACTAGCTTAGCCTAATTTGTAAGCACCGAAATTAGTTGCACAGTTAGCTCAGACTATGAGATATATCTGAATATTAGGGTTATTCGAAGACAAACCGTTACCGTCTTCAGAAAATTGAACATCCTGCAGCATGCTGGTACCTCAGGAGCATGCAGAATGTAGAATTATACTGCCCCTTTAAAAGGTCTCAGCAAACGAACTTAGGTTTCCGAGAATGTACGTCAGGGAGTTTCTCAGAAAGGGGCTAATCAGTATTACTGTTTAACCTTGGTAACTTTACTCGCTTGGAGTCCCTTTGGACCTTGCACTACCTCGAATTCCACAACTTCGCCCTCAGCAAGGGTTTTAAAGCCGGCATCCTGAATAGCACTATAATGGACGAATACGTCCTTACCATCGTCTTGCTGAATGAATCCGTAACCTTTGGATTCATTAAACCACTTTACTTTACCTCTTAACAAATTAGCGCCTCCTAAATTATTTTAGTTTCTTAATATTGCACGCTTTTTATGCTTTGTCAAATGTTTCGGCCAAGCTTTTGCTCATCCACTTCTATTGACATTGAGTAGGGTTCTATTTAGCCTAGTTTCGGAGAAAGTAAATAGCAAATCGGAGGAGGTAAATGGAATATGGCTGAGGAAAGACCAGGCGCAGTGACGATGAGAGGAAATCCGGTTACTCTGATAGGACCCGAGATCAAGGTTGGAGACAAGGCTCCAAAGTTTACCGCTCTTAAAGCCTTAGGTTCTCCCATTACCCTAGATGACCTCAAGGATAAAATAAAGGTATTTAACGTAGTTGTATCCGTAGATACCCCAGTTTGTGATGCACAATGCAGGCGTTTTAATGAGGAAGCGTTTAAACTTCCGGACGATGTCGAGATTTACACCGTGAGCATGGACCTACCATTTGCCCAGAGCCGCTACTGCGGCGCTGCGGGAATCGATAAGGTGAAGAACCTATCTGACTACCGCGATGCTTCGTTTGGTGAAGCCTACGGAGTTTTAATAAAAGAGCACCGCCTGCTGACTAGGGCTATATTCGTAGTGGATAAAAATAATACCGTTCAGCATGCGGAGTATGTCAAGGAAGTGACCGAGCATCCAAACTATGATGCGGCGCTAGCCGCAGTAAAGAAGTTAACCTGAGGAGTAGATTAGAGGACTTCACTTTTTAAGATGCATGCCGGGTGGTTTGAAAGCTTTGAATAGCCTTAATCAGTGTGTATCCTTACATACATAAGATTTGTACTTAATCCTAAGGAGGACAGTTATGGGGCTTGGAGATATGTTCAATAAAATATTCAAAAAGGAAGAGGGAAAAGGCGGAAAGACCGTAGAAATCAGCGATGAGAAGAAGACGATGATGGATGTAAAGAATATGGCGGAGACTCCTAGGACTGAAAACATACACAAGCTTGAGACCCTAAGCATCGAGGAAGCCGTTGACCAAACATCTCAACCTCGGGAGAAGGATGATTACAAAGGCGACAAAGATGAACAAGACTTAAAAACAGAAAGCGGTACGGCTCAGCCCATTTCCAGTCAGTCGGGTTCCACAGAGCCTGCCGACACTTCCGGTGTGGAGCCTGCCTCGGACCAGGTCACCGAGGAGAAGGTGTTTGAGATTTTAAGTGATATATATGACCCGGAGATTCCTATCGACATCGTGAATCTGGGCCTGGTTTACGGTGTCCAGGTTGAGGACGGAATAGTAAACGTAAAAATGACATTGACCTCACCGGGATGCCCTACGGCGGGGCAGATGGTCCAGGAGGCACAGATGCTTATAGAAGAACTCCCCGGCGTGAAAGAGGCCATAGTAGAGGTCGTTTGGGACCCTCCCTGGGACCCTAGCAAGATGAGCGAAGAAGCAAAGAGGGCTCTAGGCTACATCTAAATAAAGCAAATAACAAATACTAAGTTACAAATCACAAACAAATTAAAATAAGTTTGCAATGAACCTTAGCTTGAGAATTCCCTTTGGGTTGCCACATAGTTTCCGTTGTAATTGTGAGCACATTCGTTTCACTCAGTGCAAACTCAGCAAAGCAATCTATTTAGATTCCTCACGTAGTTTATCCTGAGGAATCGAAGGACTCCTTGCAATGACGTGTAATATTGCTTACGCAGGTATTTATACTATGCGGCTCGCCTCATGGAGATTCATTGTTTCTAGTTAGTTACTTCTCATCATTTGGAATTTGTTTTTAATTTGGGGCTTGAGATTTGATATTTGTTTTGGTCATTAAAGTTTGTTCTTTCGAAGGAGGATCTTAGCATGGCAAAAATGCCCAAGATAGGAGACAAGGCGCCGGATATAGAAGCAGAAACCTATGGAGGAAAAAAGATAAAGCTTAGTGACTACAAGGATAAAAAGGCAGTCGTGCTTTACTTCTACCCAAGGGATAATACACCCGGGTGCACCAAAGAGGCCTGCTCGATGAGGGACGGGATGGAGATGCTGGAAAAACTCGGGGTGCAGGTGCTCGGTGTGAGCACCGATAGCGTCAAATCACACGAAGGTTTCAGGGATAAGTACAACCTCAATTTCCCCCTTCTGAGCGACAAAAGTAAGAATATAATAAAGACCTATGGTGTAGAGAGCGAGCATGGCTCGGCTAGAAGGGTGACTTTTCTCATAGATAAATCGGGTGTGATCAGACATGTCTGGGAGAAAGTCAACACCTCTCAACACGCCCAGGAAGTAGCCGAAAAGATAAAAGAATTAGAGCTCAAATAATTAAACCACGAATTTACACAGTTTGGCACGAATAAGAAAAAAGAATGATGCAGGATACATGATGCGAGATTAATGATGTTTAAGTGCATCGTGAATCCATGCGTTAGCGGCTAATTAGAATTTCTAAAATGACCTATTTCCCTAGAGGCATTTTTGTGACCGGCACGGATACTGGAGTGGGGAAGACCGTCGTATCCGCTGCACTCGCCTGGTCTTTAAAGCAATCCGGTAAAAGTGTTGCCGTGATGAAACCGGTGCAAACAGGGACCAATACCGGCTCTATTATGGACATCGAGTTTGTGGAAAGGGTCATGGAGATGAATTATCCGTTAGAAGAGGTCTGCCCGTATCGTTTTCCCGAGCCACTCGCTCCCCTGGTTGCAGCGGATATGGCGGGGGAGAAGATAGATATAGAAAGGATAAAATCCCTCTTCCGTAAGCTTACTTCGAGTCATGATATTACGGTTGTTGAAGGCGCGGGTGGGTTATTGGTTCCGGTCACTGAAGATTATTTGATGTCCGACTTAGCCTTCGATTTAGAGCTACCGATTGTTATCGTTACCCGTCCAAGCCTGGGAACGTTAAACCATACGCTCTTAACGGTAGAGTCGGCAAGGGCTAGGGGTCTCAAAGTTTTGGGCATCGTGATTAACCAATTTCCCTCCTCCCCCGGCCTTGCCGAGCGCACTAATCCGGGGCTTATACTCGAGATGACCGGGGAGAATATAATTGGAGTTCTACCTTTTGATACCGGGGTCTCAGTTGAAGAGGGGAGGGTGGGGAAAATTAGAGAGATTTCTGGCTCCTGTTTTATTAGAGTGCTTGGGGGTAATTTTGTGATTGAAGATTTTTTGTCCAAGCTGAAATAAATTCAGGTCCTAGAAAACTAGGGAAGAAATCCGCTGAAATAAAAAAATATGGATGAACCTTGTGTTCACCCATTAAAGATGAATGGGGCGAATACCAGATTCACCCCTACAATTGTGAGGGTAAAAAAAGCCCGGTCGAAGTATCTGTGTTTCCTACTTTCTTTGTGTGGGACCACCCCTAACTCTCTCTCACCTCTCTCCAAAGTAACACACCCCGTCCTAACCTCCCTTCGAGACACCCCTCTCCAGAGGGGATTTTTGTGGAAGGTTTGACCTGTTGATGTCATTGGAAGAGCCCTTTGGGGGGTATACATCGAGCAGGTTCGATACTTTAATTAACGGTGAATAGCAAAAAATATCAATGCATCCTGGCTTAACTTGACAGATTTCCTTAGTATGATATACATACTAGGCATTTTTCGTTTTAAAAGCCGTAACATTCCGTAAAACTGCACTCCAGTTTAAGGTAGAGAGATGAGAGGACTAGCCAAATTCTTGCCGTTTGCTCTGCTTGGTGTACTTACTCTGGCCGGCATATATTTTTATCCACTCAATCGACCTGCTGAAAGCAGTACCAAAGGCCCAACCCAGCCCATACTATTCAGTCATAAGATTCATGCCGGGGAGAATCAGATTGCCTGCGAGTACTGCCACAGCTACGTGTCCGTATCCCCCTGGCCGGGCATACCGTCGGTTCAGAAGTGTATGGGGTGCCACAATCAGGTTGCCGGGCGGGACGTGGAATATGTACTGGATGACGGAAGCAAGATAAACATTAAAAATGAAATTGCCAAGGTAAAGGAATATTGGAATAAGAAGACTCCTATTCCCTGGGTAAAGGTTCATTTCCTGCCTGAGTTTGTTCATTTTACCCATAAGCGCCACATTAAGCGCGGGTTTCAATGTGCAGACTGTCATGGAGAAGTGCAAACTATGGACGTAGTCCATAAAGTTAACAAGCTGGAAATGGGCTGGTGTCTCGGTTGCCATGAGCAGAATGCTAAAGATCACGAACAGTTGACTCAGCTCAAGGATTGTTTGACCTGCCACTATTAGTTGGAGGGAGAAATGTCTGAAGGTAAAAAATGTGATTTGACCAGGCCCGTACCGAGGAAGGCAGAAGGAATCACCGCGAGCGGGATAAAGAGAAGGGATTTCCTAAAGATAATCGGAATAGCCGGAGGCACGGCAGCGGTTACGGGCGCTTGCTCTCCCGAACCGGTGGAGCAAATAATCCCCTATGTCATACCACCGGATGATGTGATCCCCGGAATCCCCAAATGGTATGCGAGCACATGCACCGAGTGCCCGGCGGGCTGTGGGGTGCTGGTCAAGAACCGCGAGGGCAGAGCAATCAAGATAGAAGGAAATCCATCGAGCCCGGTCAATTCCGGGAGCCTTTGTGCCCGCGGTCAGTCAGCCCTCCAAGGACTCTACAATCCCGACCGTGTCCGCGGCCCGCTCAGTAAAAACGCTTCCGGCAAGTTTCAGCCGACGAGCTGGGAAGCCGCACAAAAAGCCCTCCTGGATAGAATAGTGGAGATTCTGAAGCAAGGGAAAGGAAATAAGATCGTATTTATGACCAACAACATCTCCGGAAGCCTTGGCGACCTTGTAGCAGAGTGGCTGGCGGCGCTGGGCGGTGGAAAACACATCGTCTATGAAACATTCAGCCACGAGCCGATAAAGGAAGCAAATAGGATTGCATTCGGAATAGATAAAATTCCAACCTACCATATCGAAAAGGCAAAGTATTTACTATCGTTTGGCGCGGATTTCTTGGAGACATGGCTTTCTCCTACGGAGTACGCGGGCAAGTTTAGCCGGATGCACAGCTATAAGGACGGGAGCATGGGGAAATTCGTCCAAGTAGAGCCAAGGCTTTCTCTGACCGGAGCGAACGCTGATGAGCGGATTCTCATCAGGCCGGGTACGGACGTGTTCCTGGCACTCGGTATTGCTAACGTAATTTTGAACGAAGGCTTAACCGGCTCCATTTCTCTTGATGAAACTGCCAAGATAAAGAATCTTCTTAACAACTACACACCAGATAAGGTCTCATCACTCACCGACGTGCCCGAAGATACAATCAATCGCCTGGCGAAAGAATTTGTGGAGATGGGCCCGAGCATCGCCATAGGCGGAGGCGCAGCAAATACCGGAACCAACGCCACTGCCACGCAGTTAGCCATAAATATTCTCAACTATGTCGCCGGAAACGTCGGGGAGATGGTTAATTTCGGTGAGTCGCTGTCTATCTCCGATATAAGCTCGTTCAAGGAAATCTCGTCCCTGGTCGATTCTATGATAAACGGAGAAGTGGAGATTCTTCTCCTCTATAACGTGAACCCCGTATTCACCATGCCCAAGTCCATGAGGTTTGACCAGGCTCTAAAGAACGTCCCTATGGTGGTGAGCTTCTCGAGCTTCATGGATGAGACCGCCGAGCTTGCTAATCTGATACTCCCGGACAATACAACCCTGGAAAAATGGGGAGATTATGTCCCCAGGGAAGGAGTTTATGGATTGGTCCAGCCGGTCATGACCCCCGTTTTCAACACCAAGGCCACGGGTGATGTTATTCTAGCAGTGAGCCAGCAGATTGACGGCGTAAAAGAGCAATTCATCTGGAAGACATTCTACGATTATTTGAGGGATTACTGGAAAGGCAAACATCAGCCCAGGTTTGCCCCGGAAAAGGATTTTGAAACCTTCTGGGAGGAATCGGTCCAGGGCGGCGGAGTGTTCCGACAGCCGGAAAGCGTGCAAGTTCAACTCTCCGACTCCATTCTGCAGGTCAATTTTGGCGACGCCGAGCCGGTGTTTGAGGGAGACGGCGACATGTATTTCATCCCCTACCCATCCTCACGGTACTATGACGGAAGAGGGGCTAACAAACCTTGGTTGCAGGAGCTTCCCGACCCCATTACTACGGCCTGTTGGGATTCCTGGGCGGAAATACATCCGGATACCGCCGCGAAGTTGTACCTGAGGGAAGGGGATTATGTGTCGATCGAGTCTCCTTACGGGAAGCTGGAGACTCAGGTCTTTGTGCATAATGGCATAAGGCCGGATACGGTAGCCGTACCCATGGGGCTCGGACATACCGCTTACGGAAGATATGCCCAGAATCGGGGCGTCAATCCCATCAGCATTCTGCGAATTGCCCTCGATGAACCCTCCGGCGGTTTTGCCTGGCTTTCTACGAAGGTGAAGATCTCCAATACCGGGAAGCGGGGTCAGTTGGTTAAGACCCAGTACACCATGACTCAACACGATAGGCATATTGCCCAGGCGGTGACCCTGGGGGAGCTGGCCAAGGGCATACATGAAGAGCATCACGAGCACCTGACCATGTATCCTCCTCAAGAATACATAAATTATCAGTGGGGTATGTCCATCGACCTTTCTAAATGCATAGGATGCGGGGCCTGTGTTACTGCCTGTTATGCTGAGAACAACATACCGGTAGTAGGGAAAGAGCAGGTAGCCCGGAGACGGGAGATGTCCTGGATCAGGGTTGAGAGGTATTTCGAAGACGACGGAAATGGTGGGACGGAAACGAGATTTATTCCGATGCTATGTCAACATTGCGGAAACGCTCCGTGCGAGCCGGTCTGTCCCGTTTATGCCACCTACCATAACCATGAGGGTCTTAATGCGATGATATACAATCGCTGTGTTGGGACCAGGTATTGCTCCAACAACTGCACCTACAAGGTCAGAAGGTTTAACTGGTTTCAGTATAAGTGGCCCGAGCCGCTAAACTGGCAGCTTAATCCGGACGTCACCGTAAGGTCGATGGGGGTTATGGAGAAATGTACCTTCTGCGTGCAGAGAATACAGTTCGCCAAAGATATAGCAAAGGACGAGGGTAGGGACGTAAAAGACGGAGAGGTGACGCCAGCATGCGCCCAGGCTTGTCCGACAAAAGCGATAGTTTTCGGCAACTTGAAGGACCCGGAAAGCCGGGTATCACGTCTTTCAAAGGATGAGAGGGGATACCGAGTTCTCGAGGTGATAAACACAGATCCGGCGATTACCTATCTAAAAAAAGTTAAATGGGATAAAGCATAATGAGCCAGGAAACTACGATAACCTATTCAAAAGTAAACCGGGATATAATCCGGATGCTGGACAAGCCTACCGTTAAATGGTGGGCACTATTTTTGTTTGACCTGGCTGTTCTGGGCGTTGGTCTTATCTGCTTTATATATCAGATCTATACTGGGTTGGGGGTTACCGGGTACAGGCATCCGGTTTTCTGGGCGGTGTACATCACTAACTTCGTTTTTTGGGTAGGGATAGCTCACTCCGGCACATTGATATCGGCTATACTGTTTCTTTTCCGGGCAAGATTCAGGCTGTCTATCTACCGTATTTCCGAGGCGATGACCGTTTTTGCGGTCGCCACCGCCGGACTTTTCCCGCTTATACACCTGGGAAGGATATGGAACTTCTACTGGCTTTTTCCTTACCCCAACCAGCGCGAGCTTTGGATTAACTTCAAGTCTCCTCTTATATGGGACGTCTTTGCCGTGAGCACATACGCAACGGTGAGCACCGTTTTCTTCTTCGTAGGGATGATTCCGGACTTTGCGGCAATAAGAGACCGGGTGATAGAAAAACCGAGGAAAATCCTTTATTCAATTTTATCCCTCGGCTGGAAGGGCTCAAACTGGGAATGGCTTCACTACACTAGGGCGTATCTATACTTTGCCGCCTTCGCTACCCCTCTGGTTATCTCAGTCCACAGCGTGGTGTCCTGGGACTTTGCTATGGCCAATACTCCGGGATGGCATACGACGATATTTCCACCCTACTTCGTGGCCGGGGCTATCTTTTCCGGACTGGCCATGGTGATCAGCCTGGTCGTTCCCATCCGTAAAATCTTCCACCTGGAAGAGTACATAACCGTAGATAACTTTGAGGCCATGGCTAAGATGATTATTCTCACCTCTCTTATCGTTACCTATGCTTATGTAGTCGAGCCTCTTATGTCCTGGTATAGCGGAAGCCCTTATGAGTGGGGGCAAACCGTATATAGAGCCAAAGGCCCTTATGCCCCTATGTACTGGATAATGGTTTTCTGTAACGTGTTGGTTCCCTTGCTTCTCTGGTTCAAGAAGATCCGTACCAACATAAACGCACTCTTTGTCATATCTCTTTTCATAAATATCGGGATGTGGTTTGAGAGGTTTAATATCATCGTAATTTCATTATCGCATGAGTTTGAGCCCGGCGCCTTCGGTATTTACAAGGTCTCTCTGGTCGAGCTGGCAATCACGGCGGCAAGCTTTGCCTGGTTCTTCATGTTCTTCCTCTTGTTCGTGAAGTTTCTTCCGGCGGTCTCGATTGCCGAGCTGAAGGAGATCTTGCCGGCGCCCACCAAGGAGGCAAAACCACAATGAGAAGCGACCAGGGTGTACTGGGGGTTTTCTCCTACCTCGATTCTACCGTACAGACTGTCAAGAAACTAAAGGAAGAGGGCTACAGAAATCTCCGGGTATTCTCGCCTTTTCCCCATCACGTGATCGAAGAGGAGCTAAAAGAGAGGGAAAGTATAGTTCGTTTCTTCACACTCGGTGGAGCGACATTGGGTGCTATATGCGGCCTTGGATTCACTATTTTGACCTCTCTATCTTATCCTCTTCGGGTGAGCGCTAAGCCGATCGTTTCCCTTGCCCCTTTCATGATCATAGTGTTTGAGCTTACCGTCCTTCTGGGGGCTCTGGCTACTCTTGTCGGCCTTCTAATTAATTCGCGCCTGAGGCGGAATGCACCTATATCTATGTATGACCCCCGGTTTTCCGAGGACAAATTTGGGGTGATGGTAGTTTGTCCGAAAGAGAGCATAAGAAAAGTAGAGGAGATCTTAAAGTCATCCGGTGCGGAGGAGATAAAGTTTGAGGGAATCTAAGCCGATTTCGGATTGCGGGATGCAGATTGCGGATTTTGATCTGACCCCTAAATCCGAAATCTCAAATCCGCAATCGGAGTGGAGGTAAAGCAGGATTGCTCAGGAGATCAAAAAACTATTTCTTACTCTTCATGATGGCAGTAATTCTGGGGGCTATTAGGGTCTTTGCCATGCCCTGGTCGGACGATATGTATCAGCAACCCTCGATTTGGCCTTATCAACTGCCCTTGATATACCCGACCGATTCTGTCGCCACCGACGGGACGACGGAAAAACCGGGAGATAGAGAGAAGATCGAAGCGATAACGATGAATCCGAATAAGGCAACTGAGGCTTCTATACAATCGGGTGAAAAGGCGTTTGAAATATACTGCGCTGCCTGCCATGGTCCCCAGGGAAAGGGAGACGGGCCGGTGATAAAGAGGGGATTCTATCCGCTTGACCTCACCTCAGCCGGGGTCCAGGGTAGGACAGATGGGTACATATATGCTTATATCAGGTACGGCGGGAAGGTGATGATGCCTAGCTACCGGGAGAGCATAACTTCGGGCGAGGCGTGGGATATCGTGAATTTTGTGAGGAAGCTCCAAGGAAAGCTCAACACTTCTAATACTACAGAGGAGAAAACACAGTAAGATGGACGAGAGCATTAGAAACGAAATCCTTTCTAAGAGACCGAAGCCCTCCGTTTTTCTCCTCGGGGTTCTTATACTGCTAGTAATCGTGGGTCTTGTTGCTTTCATCAGGGGTGCAATGGGTTCGGCATCGCAGGAAGCCTGGCAGATTTATCTGGTTAATTTTATTTTCTGGACCGGAGTGGCCCAGGCGGGCATTGTGTTTTCCTGCGCTCTGCGTATAACATCGGGAAGGTGGGGCCGGCCGCTTTTGAGGGTAAGCGAAGCTCTGGGGTCCTTTCTCCCGGTGTCTTTCCTTCTACTCTTAGTACTTCTTTTCATTGGCAGTAATCATGTCCTGCCTTACGCGACGGAACATTATCATCATCCCAAGGATATTTGGCTCAATATGTCTTTTGTCACCGGCAGAAACGTGGTCGGCTTTCTCATTCTCTTCATCCTGAGCCTTATCTACCTTTATTATTCCTTGAGACAGGATTTGGGAGGGGCCGAGGGGAAATTGTCCGGCCTTTGCGCCTGGATTGCCTCCGGCTGGAAGGGCGATGAAGAGAGGAAGGAGTGCTGGAACAAGTTATCCAAGCTTGCCCCGGCCATTGCTCTGATCTATGCCGCGGTCTTAAGCATAATAGCCTGGGATTTTATGATGTCCCTCGACCCTCACTGGTTCAGCACGTTGTTCGGCCCATACTACTTTATCAGCAGTTTATTAGCTGCGCTCGGCGCGACCATTATTTTTTCTACGTTTGTTAGAAAACATCTAAAGTTGCAGGATTATATAACCCCATTCCAGTTCTATGATATCGGAAAGTTGCTCTTAGGTTTTTCCATGTTCTGGGTTTATCTGATGTTCTCCCAGTTCCTGGCCATCTGGTACGCTAACATGCCCGAAGAGACCGGGTTTGTCATTGCCCGTACCCGGGTAGAGCCATTCCAGTCGCTGTCCTGGGTGGTGCTTTCATGCTGTTTCTTTTTCCCGTTTATCTCCCTTATACCCAGGACGACCAAGGTGATTCCAGCGATACTGTCCTTTATCGCCTCGATCTCTTTTATCGGTTTATGGCTGAACATTTTTGTTCTAGTTATGCCTTCATTTTCTCCGGAAATAAACTTTGGCTCCACCCATATTCTTATAACCCTCGGTTTCCTGGCGGCGTTTGTTCTCACATTCCTATTTTTTATAAAGACCTTCCCCGTTATTCCGGTGGGAGACCCTCTATTTAACGGGAAAGCCGGTTCCCGCCACTCTGGAGGACACTGATGGAAGATAATGAGAACTTAGAGAAACTTATTCAAATGGTCGTGGCCGGAATCGTCGTCGGCGTTTTAGGCTTTATTTTTACGATAGCGGCAGTGGCGTTGTTCGGTCCGCACCTCCAGGATCTTTTGAAAGGACTCCCCTGGGGAGTAGGCTGACTGCTTCGACTTTGTTCCGGTTTACCATAATCACCAATCATAAACCATTCTGTTTTGAAATGGCCATAACTTTGGGACGGCTCAATTAGTCCTACCTCAATCTAACTAAACGGCTCTCAAAAAATTGGTTTTATTCTGGACTTGTGGGTTTGATCGGAGCTTGTATTGGTAATATTTACCTTAGGAAACCTGTAAGCAAGAAGCTCGTGAAACGCAAGGTATACTGTTTAATTGAGGAATCGGAATCTACTGTCTGGTTGTTTATAATGTTCAAGTGCCCTATGAGCTTTAAGGTAACTCTCCGGGTTTCGCATCATATTCATTAAACGAAAGACTTTAAATGCTATTCCGATGTTCATGCCCCTCAGGTTTTTGAGTAGTCTTAGGATAAACCTGGGTCCAAATTTTGCGTTTAAGTGCCCGAGATTATAAAGGTCTGCAAACCGCACATAAAAGCGCTCAAGAGGGAGTCTGGTGGGAAGAATACAGTGTAAAAGATCATACATTAGGTAATTACTTGTAGTAAGTTCAGATTTTCTGCTTTCATAGACTTCAGTTCCGGGAAGAGGGGTAAGTATAGTATAGCTAGGGGCTATTAGCTCATTCACGATTGCATACTCCTTTAGGCGATCAAAGTCCTCTTCAGTAAACATGGGATCGACAA
This DNA window, taken from Thermodesulfobacteriota bacterium, encodes the following:
- the nrfD gene encoding NrfD/PsrC family molybdoenzyme membrane anchor subunit; this encodes MSQETTITYSKVNRDIIRMLDKPTVKWWALFLFDLAVLGVGLICFIYQIYTGLGVTGYRHPVFWAVYITNFVFWVGIAHSGTLISAILFLFRARFRLSIYRISEAMTVFAVATAGLFPLIHLGRIWNFYWLFPYPNQRELWINFKSPLIWDVFAVSTYATVSTVFFFVGMIPDFAAIRDRVIEKPRKILYSILSLGWKGSNWEWLHYTRAYLYFAAFATPLVISVHSVVSWDFAMANTPGWHTTIFPPYFVAGAIFSGLAMVISLVVPIRKIFHLEEYITVDNFEAMAKMIILTSLIVTYAYVVEPLMSWYSGSPYEWGQTVYRAKGPYAPMYWIMVFCNVLVPLLLWFKKIRTNINALFVISLFINIGMWFERFNIIVISLSHEFEPGAFGIYKVSLVELAITAASFAWFFMFFLLFVKFLPAVSIAELKEILPAPTKEAKPQ
- a CDS encoding DUF3341 domain-containing protein, giving the protein MRSDQGVLGVFSYLDSTVQTVKKLKEEGYRNLRVFSPFPHHVIEEELKERESIVRFFTLGGATLGAICGLGFTILTSLSYPLRVSAKPIVSLAPFMIIVFELTVLLGALATLVGLLINSRLRRNAPISMYDPRFSEDKFGVMVVCPKESIRKVEEILKSSGAEEIKFEGI
- a CDS encoding cytochrome c, with protein sequence MLRRSKNYFLLFMMAVILGAIRVFAMPWSDDMYQQPSIWPYQLPLIYPTDSVATDGTTEKPGDREKIEAITMNPNKATEASIQSGEKAFEIYCAACHGPQGKGDGPVIKRGFYPLDLTSAGVQGRTDGYIYAYIRYGGKVMMPSYRESITSGEAWDIVNFVRKLQGKLNTSNTTEEKTQ